GATTACATTGATAATGATATTAAGATTCTTAATATTATTGACACTTTAAAAGCGCTAGCGCCAATTGCAGAGGATACTGGTATACTGTTATTATTGGAGCCACTAAATTCTATAATTGATCATCCTGGCAATTTTTTAACTCATACTGAAGATTCTGTAAAAATTATCGAAGCAGTTGGTTCCCCTAATATTAAAATTTTGTATGATATTTACCATATGCAAATAATGGAAGGAAACCTTATAAACACGATTAAAAAATATGTTAATATCACTGGTCATATACATATCGCTGATGTCCCTGGAAGACATGAACCAGGAACAGGTGAAATAAATTATAATAATATATTTAAATGTTTAAATTCTATTAATTATGATAGCACAGTAGGATTTGAATTATTTCCACTTTATTCTACAGAAAAAGCATTGAATACGATAAGAACTTTATAATATATGGAAATAAAATAATTAAAAATATTAGGATTTATAAGATCATGGCAATTGAGTAGTTCTGTGATCAAGAGTCCCTTTTCCTGGGCGCCGATCAGAACGACCTTCCCCCTATTACCTAAGAATTTCATATCGACGCCCAAGGCTCTTTAAAAACTTGACGTTTCTCTCCAATACATCCTTTTCAACTTTGAGTATCTTTATTGTTTTTTAAGGATCCTGGTCTCCGATTTGATCTCTTCCAACTTCTTAATTATTCTTGGATTATTATGGCAAACACAATAACCTTGTATATCTCTAACAAGGAGTATATTTTGTTTTGCTCAAAGCAACTCTAATTTCAAATAGATTTACTGTCAAGGCAACTCCTATTTTTCCCACTTTCACTGCCTCCAAAGGGGCCGTTTAGTTGATTCTTTCCGGCCCTTAGGTAAAACTACACCTCAACTTAGTTTCTTGTGTACGTCAAGTACCAATTCGTTGTTATATATATTCCGAGAGCTTCTATTTACCATGGTATCCAAATTTTATTATCGCAGCAATGTATTTTGAACTACGGTGTATCAATATCTAGATAGCTACGCCAAATTATCCTTTTGTTCATTTTTAGGTCATTTTGCATTTTATTAAATCCTAGACAAATAAAGGAACACTACTTATAATTTAGAATGGGGTTTTGTAAAATGGTATTTCATTTCATATTACTAATGT
The sequence above is a segment of the Acetomicrobium thermoterrenum DSM 13490 genome. Coding sequences within it:
- a CDS encoding hydroxypyruvate isomerase family protein, whose amino-acid sequence is MVIKVLCIETLFNDYPFEDRFYLTKKHGFDYIEFWSWIDKDISRIKELCDINNLNITAFSGDQSYSLLDKSEQDNYITFVKKSIEIAKYLNSNCLVLHSNPLDNSGNVLKTYDYIDNDIKILNIIDTLKALAPIAEDTGILLLLEPLNSIIDHPGNFLTHTEDSVKIIEAVGSPNIKILYDIYHMQIMEGNLINTIKKYVNITGHIHIADVPGRHEPGTGEINYNNIFKCLNSINYDSTVGFELFPLYSTEKALNTIRTL